One Apodemus sylvaticus chromosome 23, mApoSyl1.1, whole genome shotgun sequence genomic window carries:
- the LOC127673630 gene encoding sperm motility kinase Y-like has translation MSVDEPTGSVSLCGKTSSGSWSSCSSQDTWNYSGGSISSDSIPTHSEEELPPFSFEPHISEEEDFHSQYKVLRTIGQGSNAKVLLAQHRLTGTPVAIKVLEKGKQWFQSAMMEANIMRTLNHPNIISLLQVIETTKSIYLVMEFVEGQQLYQYIKNSGHIEEDEARKIFKQVIAAVSYCHEHGIVHRDLKPDNILIDNNGKIKIIDFGLSTKVKPGQMLSQHCGSYSFGAPEFFLGKRYDGTKSDSWTLGVVLYFMIVGKVPFDSVIIHELQRQVVAGVYPAPYGVSQELEDLLSLLLTIHPTYRPTPMEVMLHPWFKGDWKMFPNPCKDLIPARADPTIVQAMEYLGFRAQDILESLRKQKYNQAMACYTLLKGQALQRHVYSTVTQTVSPVAAPFPTIDAAAAFTLGMKTSRSAPILGPLVSPSYIGQESTYGQKARQRAGRTSTGPGFLHLRPLQWKPTEDQQHIFAMSVPCINTTTRITENSSNSIPEDNPLSHSASENKPIPSRARAQPRGFRGWAKRIRNAMRRLCCCFTGGNQSRRRQHRVSPQK, from the coding sequence gtAGCATCAGTAGTGATTCAATACCTACACATAGTGAGGAGGAGTTACCACCATTCAGCTTCGAGCCCCATATCTCTGAGGAGGAAGACTTCCACTCCCAATACAAAGTCTTGAGGACCATCGGGCAAGGGAGTAACGCCAAGGTCCTCCTGGCCCAACACCGGCTCACAGGCACACCTGTGGCCATCAAAGTTCTTGAAAAGGGCAAGCAGTGGTTCCAGTCAGCCATGATGGAGGCCAATATAATGAGAACACTCAACCATCCCAACATCATCTCACTTCTACAAGTGATTGAGACCACAAAAAGCATATACCTGGTAATGGAATTTGTTGAAGGACAACAACTCTACCAATACATCAAAAATTCTGGCCACATAGAGGAGGACGAGGCCCGGAAAATTTTTAAACAAGTAATAGCTGCCGTGAGCTACTGCCATGAACATGGTATCGTGCACAGGGACCTGAAACCTGATAACATCCTGATCGATAACaatggaaaaatcaaaataatcgaCTTTGGCCTTAGTACCAAAGTCAAACCTGGTCAAATGCTCAGTCAGCACTGTGGTTCCTACTCTTTTGGTGCCCCAGAATTCTTCCTCGGTAAAAGATACGATGGCACCAAAAGCGACTCGTGGACCTTAGGTGTGGTCCTCTATTTCATGATTGTCGGGAAGGTGCCTTTTGATTCTGTGATCATCCACGAACTGCAAAGACAAGTTGTGGCAGGAGTATATCCTGCCCCCTATGGGGTCTCACAAGAACTAGAGGACTTGCTTAGTCTATTACTGACCATCCACCCTACATATAGGCCCACACCCATGGAGGTGATGCTGCACCCCTGGTTTAAAGGGGACTGGAAGATGTTCCCAAATCCCTGTAAGGATCTAATCCCTGCCAGGGCAGACCCTACCATTGTCcaagccatggaatatcttggcttccgAGCTCAAGACATTCTCGAGTCACTACGTAAACAGAAATATAACCAAGCCATGGCTTGCTATACTTTACTAAAAGGACAGGCTCTCCAGAGACATGTCTACTCAACAGTGACTCAGACAGTGAGTCCAGTGGCAGCCCCATTCCCGACcattgatgctgctgctgcttttactTTAGGGATGAAGACAAGCAGAAGTGCTCCTATACTTGGCCCACTGGTCTCACCATCCTACATTGGTCAAGAGTCTACCTATGGCCAGAAGGCTAGGCAAAGAGCAGGAAGAACATCCACTGGGCCTGGTTTTCTTCACTTGCGGCCACTCCAGTGGAAACCCACAGAGGACCAACAACATATATTTGCCATGAGTGTCCCCTGTATTAACACAACAACCAGAATCACTGAAAACAGCAGCAATTCGATCCCAGAAGACAATCCCCTCTCCCACAGTGCCTCAGAGAATAAGCCCATCCCCAGCAGGGCCAGGGCCCAGCCCCGAGGCTTCAGGGGATGGGCCAAGAGGATACGAAATGCCATGAGGAGACTCTGTTGCTGCTTTACAGGAGGAAATCAATCTCGCCGCAGGCAGCACAGAGTCTCCCCCCAGAAATGA